The Rhinoraja longicauda isolate Sanriku21f chromosome 28, sRhiLon1.1, whole genome shotgun sequence DNA segment cattcccctgcagtgcctgcaggacgttccgtgctgaccactgcccaatgggcttgtggtcaaaggtgttagaaggaactgcagatgctggtttaaaccgaagatagacacaaaaagctagagtaactcagcgggacaggcagcatctctggagagaaggaatgggtgacgtttcgggtctgaggaagggtctcgacccgaaaccattcacccattccttctctccagagatgcagcctgtcctgcggagttactccagctttatgtgtctatctgtggtcaaaggtgttggtctggaagaacctttccacaaaggacagatggtgcggcaatgtccagctattTGAATTAGTGGCTACTACTTCCACCCCTGAATAATCCCAAACAGTAGTaatgctgaagaaaggtctcaacccgaaacatcacccattccttctgtccagagatggtgcctgccccgctgagttactccagcattttgtgcctatctacagtAGTAATGCACGAGTCAAgaggttttattgtcatatgtcctgaaatggaaacgCAACAATGAAATGCAGGTATAATTTGTCCCAATGACGCTTTGCTCAAACGATGTACACAAAGTCCTGGGgtaactcgaagatagacacaaaaagctggagtaactcagcgggacaggcacggtagcgcagcggtagagttgctgctttacagcgaatgcagcgccggagacacaggttcgatcctgactacgggtgctgcactgtaaggagtttgtacgttctccccgtgacctgcgtgggttttctccgagatcttcggtttcctcccacactccaaagacgtacaggtatgtaggttaattggctgggtaaatgtaaaaattgtccctagtgggtgtaggatagtgttaatgtgcggggatcgctgggcggcacggacttggagggccgaaaaggcctgtttccggctgtagatatatgatatgatatgatatgatatgatatgatatgatatgatatgatatgacaggcaGCCTCTGTAAATGtgtagggaaagtgggataacataaaactaacgTAACTAAAAACAAACTAAAAATCAGTAAAAGAAAATCAGTAATTATGATATTATTTGCTCTTGTTGACAACAAATCTCTTTCATATTGGTCTCTTACAAACACAGATCAAACATGATTTACTAATCAGACTGCGTggaatagtttagtttggcttagtgtattattgtcacatctacagtgaaaaactttatgtTGCCAGCTATTCAGTTTCTGAAAAGACTaggcacgattacaatcaagccttccgcagcagcaatcagcagtagcagcagcaatcagcagtagcagcagcagcagcagcaagcggcAGCAGCAAGCGGCAGCAGCAAgcggcagcagcaagcagcagcagcaagctgtgttgcttgggaagtagtgtgtggggattgtgtggggatagtaaggagtaagacctgtgtgatctcccggactagtttcgatcgcctagcttggggtcggagaggaatttcccggattttttcccaaattggcctgggttttttatccggtttttcgcctctcccaggagatcactcagttcttttgggttggcggttggagcggttggagtagcggccgggcggtaagtttagtaactgagcgcggggctttgtttggagagtatgactgccagggcagttttttgttctgcgtgtcagatgtggggaatctgggagtctgatagtcttccagacatccacatctgcgccaggtgtgacgagatggggctcctaagggaccgtattaggaacctggagcggcagattgatgacctccgtctgatcagggagagtgaggaggttatagataggagttacagggaggtggtcactcctagaccacgggaggtagacaagtgggtcactgttagggggggcaaggaacagaggcagggactagggagtaccccggtggctgtaccccttggaaataagtactcctgtttaagtactgttgggggggacagcctacctgggggcaacgacggtgcccgggcctctggcaaggagtccggccctgttgctcagaagggtagggaaaggaagaggagagcagtagtaataggggactctatagtgagggggtcagataggcgtttctgtggacgcagtcgggagacccggatggtggtttgcctccctggtgccagtgtccgggatgtgtctgagcgtgtccaggatatcctgaaaggggagggagaggagccagaggtcgtggtacatataggtaccaacaatataggtaggataagggaagaggtcctgaaaagagaattcagggggctaggaagagagttaaaaaaaaggacttccaaagtaataatctcaggcttactgcctgtgccacgcgatagtgagaataggaatggagtgaggtggaggataaatacgtggctgaggaactggtgcagggagcagggtttcaagtttctggatcattgggacctcttctgggggaagtatgacctgtacaaaaaggacgggttgcatctgaacccgaggggaaccaatatcctggcggggagatttgctaaaataactgcggagactttaaactagtacggttggggggagggactcaaacacagatagctaataggcagtgtgtgaggcaggaggcagaaaagggaaacactcagacccaatatgtaggagagaaagaagggaaaagaaataaattgagaataagaaatgatgggtcccttaaatgtgtatattttaatgctaggagcattgtaagaaaggtggatgagcttagagcctggattgacatctggaagtatgatgttgtggcgatcagtgaaacatggttgcaggagggttgcgattggcaattaaatattccaggatttcattgtttcagatgtgatagaatcggaggggcaagaggtgggggtgttgcattgcttgtcagggaggatatcacagcagtgctttggcaggacagactagaaggctcgattaaggaggctgtttgggtggaactcagaaatgagaaaggtttagcaacacttataggggtgtattatagaccgccaaatagggaacgagaattggaagagcaaatatgtaaggagatagcagatattagtagtaagcacagagtggtgattgtgggtgatttcaattttccgtatatagactgggaatcacattctgttaaagggctggatggtttggagtttgtaaaatgtgtgcaggatagttttttgcagcaatacgtagaggtgcctaccagagaaggggcagtgttggacctcctgttaggaaatgagatgggtcaggtgacggaggtatgtgttgaggagcactttgggtctagtgatcataatgccattagtttcaatatcattatggagaaggtcaaatctggaccaagggttgagattttggattggagaaaggctaattttgaggagatgagaaaggatttaaaaggagtgaaatggaaattgttgttttatgaaaaggatataatagagaaatggaggatatttaaaggtgaaattttgagagtacagagtctttatgtccctgttcggtggaaaggaaagaataataatttgaaagagccgtggttttccagggaaattggacacttggttcggaaaaagagggagatatacaataaatataagcggcagggagtaaatgaggttcttgaggaatataaagaatgtaaaaggaatcttaaaaaggaaattagaaaagcgaaaaaaagatatgaggctgctttggcaagtaatgtaaaagtaaaccccaaggggttctacagatatgtcaatagcaaaaggatagtgagggataaaattggtccattagagagtcagagtggacagctatgtgctgagccggaagaaatgggggagatattaaacaatttcttttcttcggtatttaccgaggagaaggatattgaattatgtgaggtaagcgaaacaagtagagtagtgatggaaattaggatgattaaagaagaggaggtacggacacttttgaagaatataaaagtggataagtctccaggtcctgataggatattccctaggacattgagggaagttagtgcagaaatagcaggggctatgacggaaatatttcaaacgtcattagaaacagggatggtgccggaagattggcgcattgcgcatgttgtgcctttgtttaaaaaaggttctaaaagtaaacctagcaattatagacctattagtttgacgtctgtggtgggaaaattaatggaaaagatacttagggacaatatatataattatttggataatcaaggcctgattagaaacagtcaacatggatttgtgcctggaaggtcatgtttgactaatcttcttgaattttttgaagaggttaccagggaaattgataagggcaaggctgtggatgttgtctatatggacttcagtaaggcatttgacaaggttccacatggaaggttgattaagaaggttaaatcgttgggtattaatagtgaggttgcaagatggattcaacaatggctgaatgggagataccagagggtaacggttgacaattgtatgtcaggttggaggccagtgtctagtggagtgccccaaggatctgtgttgggtccactgttgtttgtcatttacattaatgatctggatgatggtgtggcaaattggattagtaaatatgcagatgatactaagataggtggagtagttgatagtgaggtagattttcaaagtctacagagagacttgggccttttggaagggtgggctgaaagatggcagatggagtttaatgctgataagtgtgaggtgctgcattttggtaggacaaatcaaaataggacgtacagggtaaatggtagggaattgaggaatgcagtggaacagagggatctgggaataactgtgcattgttccctgaaggtggaatctcatgtggatagggtggtaaagaaggcgtttggtatgcttgcctttataaatcagagcatcgagtatagaagttgggatgtaatgttgaaattgtacagggcattggtgaggccgaatctggagtatggtgtgcagttctggtcgccaaattataggaaggatgtcgacaaaatggagagggtacagaggagatttactagaatgttgcctgggtttcagcacttaggctacagagagaggttgaacaggttgggtctttattctttggagcgtagaaggttgaggggggacttgatagaggtttttaaaattatgagagggacggacagagttgacgtgggtaggcttttccctttgagagtggggaagattccaacaaggggacatagcttcagaattgagggacaaaggtttaggggtaacatgagggggaacttctttactcagagggttgtggctgtatggaatgggcttccggtggaagtggtggaggctggctcgattttattatttaagagtaaattggataggtatatggataggaggggattggagggttatggtctgagtgcaggtagatgagactaggtcagggagaatggtcggcgtggactggtagggccggacaggcctgtttccgtgctgtagttgttatagtgtacagatacaggataaagggtataatgtttagtacaaaaaTTGTACTAAAATGATGCATTAAAATGATAATAATATTATgcattaaaaatataatgtttattgcaaggtaTAGAATAAAGATATATAACATTTACTGCAAGGTATAGAATAAAGGTCAAAATGTTAAGTGCAAGGTACAGAATAAAGCGTATAATGTTTAGCggaagatacagaataaagggtataatgtttagtgtatgttacagaataaatgaatgaatgaatagacaatagacaatagacaataggtgcaggagtaggccattcggcccttcgagccagcaccgccattcaatgtgatcatggctgatcattctcaatcagtaccccgttcctgccttctccccataccccctcactccgctatccttaagagctctatctagctctctcttgaatgcattcagagaattggcctccattgccttctgaggcagagaattccacagattcacaactctctgactgaaaaagtttttcctcatctccgttctaaatggcctaccccttattcttaaactgtggccccttgttctggacttccccaacattgggaacatgtttcctgccactaactcgtccaaccccttaataatcttatacgtttcgataagatcccctctcatccttctaaattccagtgtatacaagcctagtcgctccagtctttcaacatatgacagtcccgccattccgggaattaacctagtaaacctacgctgcacgccctcaatagcaagaatatccttcctcaaatttggagaccaaaactgcacaaagtactccaggtgcagtctcactagggccctgtacaactgcagaaggacctctttgctcctatactcaactcctcttgttatgaaggccaaccccTTATcccgttggctttcttcactgcctgctctacctgcatgcttcctttcagtgactgatgcactaggacacccagatctcgatgtacgtactccaaagacgtacaggtatgtaggttaattggctgggtaaatgtaaaaattgtccctagtgggtgtaggatagtgttaatgtacggggatcgctgggcggcacggacttggagggccgaaaaggcctgtttccggctgtatatatatgatatgatatgatatgatacgtccccttttcttaacttgacaccattcagataatactctgccttcctattctaaccaccaaagtggataacctcacacttatccacattaaactgcatctgccatgcatccgcccactcacacaaccatgaatgaattaataagtttattggccaagtatgtgcatatacaaggaatgtgccttggtgctccgctcacaaatgacaacacaaacatacagttaacaattaggaataaagcataaacgcatcaaaacaataaggatacaacattacagtctaaacatgtgggtgaaagtaaaccagagcaaaaaaggaaaactacagactttggttattgagtagaactgccactcgtgggaaaaaaaactgtttttatgtctggctgtggctgctttgacagtctggagttgccttccagagggaagtgcttcaaagagtttgtggccaggatgagagcggtcagagatgatcttgcccgctcgcttcctggcccttgctgtgtacagttcattaatgaggggaaggttgcagccaacgaccttctcagctgtgcgaacgatctgttgcagcctccggatgtcgtgcttggtggctgagccaaaccagaccatgatgaagaaggcgaggacggactcaatgatagcagtatagaattggaaatAAAGGGTAttatgttcagtgcaaggtacagAATGAAGGGTATAACTTTTAGAGCAAGGTACAGCGTAAAGTGTATAATGTTAAGTGCAAAGTGCAGAACAAAGCATATAACGTTAGGTGGAAGGTACAGAATAAGGGGTACAATGTTTAGTTCACGAATTTGTGTGAGGAATATGAGTGATTTGATTACACTGTAGCAAAAACTAAAGTGAAGTTTATGGGGAATACATTTTATTCAGAAATGTCCCTGTGAGTAAAGGTTGGAAAAAGGAAAACAACACTGTAAAGGAGAGGAAACGAAACATTTTCATTCCTCACTAGGCTTGTTAGGAAACTTGCAGAGATCCAGAAAGCACAGTTGAACTGTATTTTGAAGCAGAAAGGGTTTGCTGATTGATTAGTGATTGACTGAGTGATTTGTGGTTGATTGATTAGAGATTGACTGTGGGTTGAAAAGGATTAGCTGACTGATTAGTGATTGACTGATTAATTAGTGATAGTCTGATTAATTagcgattgactgattgattagtGATTGACTTATTGATTAGTGATTAATTAGTGATAGATTGATTAGTGATTGACTGTGGATTGAAAAGGATTAGCTGATTGATTAGTGATTGACTGATTAATTAGTGAGAGTCTGATTAATTAGTGATCGACTGACTAGTGATTGACTGTGGATTGAAAAGGATTAGCTGACTGATTAGTGCTTGACTGATTGATTAGTGATAGACTGATTAATTAGTGATAGACTAATTAGTGATAGACTGATTGATtagtgattgatcgattgattaatGATAGACTGATTAATTAGTGATAGACTGATTGATTAGTGATTGACTGATTGTGGGTTGAAAAAGATTAGGTGATTGATTAGTGATTGATTGAGTGATTATTGATTTACTGATTGGGGGTTTGAAAGGATTAGCTGATTGATTAGTGATTGCTTTTTGTAATTGATTAGTGATTGACTGGGTGATTATTGACTGACTGATTGTGGGTTGAAAAGGATGAGCCTATTGATTAGTGATTGACAGATTGATCAGCGATTGACTGAGGGTGAGTTGAAAAGGATTAGCTGATTGATTAGTGATTGACTGAGTGATTCGTGATTGACTGACTGAGTAGTGGTTGACTGACTGAGTGTGGGTTGAAAAGGATGAACTTATTGATTAGTGATTGTGGGTTGAAGAGGATTAGCTGACTGATtagtgattgactgattgattagtGATTGATTGAGTGTGGGGTGAAAAGGATTAGCTGACTGATAATGATTGACTGAgtaattaattaatgaatgacTGTGTGGGTTGAAAAAGATTAGCTGATTATTGATTGACTAGCGATAGACTAATGATTGACTAGTGAATGATCAGTGATTAACTGACTGACCAGAGACTGAGTTAGTGTGGGTTGAAAAGGATTCGCTGACTGATTGATCAGTTATAATAACTGACTGATCAGTGATTAACCAGTGGTTGACTGAGTGTGGGTTGAAATGGATTAGCTGATTGATTAGTGATTGACTAATGATTGACTGAGTGAGGGTTGAAAATTATTAGCTGATTAATGATTGATTAGTGACAGACTGTGATTAACTGATTGACCAGTGGTTGAGAAGGATTAGCTGATCGATCAGTGATTGACTGATCAGTGATAGTGATAGACTAAGTGATAAGTGATTAACTGACTGACCAGAGACTGACTGTGGGTTGAAAAGGATTAGCTGACTTATTGATCAGTTATAATGACTGTGATCAGTGATTAACCAGTGGTTGACTGTGTGTGGGTTGAAAAGGATTAGCTGATTAATGATTGATTAGTGCCAGACTGTGATTAACTGACTGTGGGTTGAAGATTAGTTGATTGATcagtgattgactgattgattagcTGATTAATGATTGATTGGGTGATCAGTGCTAGACTGTGATTAACAGACTGACTGTGGGTGGGTTGAGGGATTAGCTGAGTGATCAACCAGTGTGTGTtggtgactgtgtgtgactgttgAGGTTGAGGTTGCGGTTGCTGCCCGGAGCACACTGGGTGTGACACAGTTGCTGCGTTGCGGTGCCACAGGGAGGAAGTTCCCCGCAGCCCGGAGCAGCAGGAGCAGCGGGGCCGGAGCGGAGGCTAAccggagctggagctggagctggagccggGCCGGAGGAGGTTGGTGGAGATGAAGCTGGGCCCGGCGCTGCCTGCGGCCGCCGCCCTCTGCCTGGCGCTCACCCTGGCGCTGCCGCCGCCACCGGCCCGGGCCGACAACGTGACGGAGCAGAGTGGCCCCTACACCGGCACCAAcaccggcaccggcaccggcaccgCGACCCCCCCCGCCCCGCGCCGCCGGCGGCTCCAACGACGGATCAGTGATCGGCCGCGCAGTGGCTGTGGCGCTCGGCATCAGCGGGCTGGGCCTCGTCTACCTGCTGGTGCGGGGGCTACGGTAAGCGGggccgggggcgggggggggggggggggagagaatgggggggagaggggcaatggggggggggagagatgggtggggggagagatgggtgggggagagagggagggagggggggagagggagggggggagaggggcaatgggggggggggagagatgggtggggaggagagagggatggggggagagagggatgggggagaggggcaatgggggggagagatgggtgggggggagagggaggggggggagaggtagacggaatgtggggagaatgggggaaagagggagaggaataggtggggatggagggagaggggtgttgggggagaggggtgttgggggggggataagggggaggagagatggggggaagaGGTTGGGGGTATGgaagaggtggggaagggggaaggagaagaaagagggtacagagagggggggataggggcaggagagacgggggggagggaggttgagagaggaataggtggggaaggagggggggttgggggaggggggaatggggaaggtGAGAGAGGgttgggaagggtggagggatagagggaagaggaagaaagagggggaagtggggagaggttgggggagggtggagggatagagggaagaggaaggaagagggggaagtggggagaggttgggggagggtggagggatagagggaagaggaaggaagagggggaagtggggagaggttgggggagggtggagggatagagggaagaggaagaaagagggggaagtggggagggagggggagaggttgggggggagggagggggagaggttggggggagggagggggagaggttgggggggagggagggggagaggttgggggggagggagggggagaggttggggggagggaggggagaggttggggggagggaggttgagggtaTGGAAGAggtgggaaaggggggaggagaagaaagaGGGTAAAGAGAtgtgggaatgggggagaggtgatggaggaggaataggggagggggagagtgaggggagtagaatgggggggagggagctgAGAGAGGGAAGGAGTTTGAGGACCGGAGGGAGGGGAAATGAGGTTGGGTGAGGTGTGGGGATcgacgggggagagggaggagaagggacaGGTAGGGAGctgagaggggtgtggggtggttggggagagggagggagatgagggaAAGGGACGGGGTAAGAAGGAGGGATGGTAAAGTGAGGTGAGGGGGACAGGGAGcgaagagggatgggggagagggggagaagggacatGGAGGGGATAGGagtcaggagggagggggagagatgaggcagggggagggaggagaggatggaGGTGGAAGaaaggagtgggggatggggaggaaggaggTAGGGAGAGAAGAGAAAtgtggggtggggaagaagaaGGGGTGGAGAGAAGGAGGTAGGGTGAGGAGGGTTGGGAGAccatgtgagggggagggggaggaggggagaggaagatgtggggagagggtgatgtggggagggggagagggtgatgtgaggagggggagggaggtgtggagaaggagggagggatgtgcgGAGAGGTAGGGAGTTGAGAGGGCAGAGGTGGGGAATGAGGGagaggtgtggggagggaggtaaGGGGGGGTAGTTTGGAAATGTTTTCAGTGATTATTGGTTTTGCTGTGAAGTGGCAATGAGTTGTGAGAGATAAGGGTGGGTAAAGAGTGGTTTAAACGAGGGTAGAGTTGGAAAGATCAGGAAAGTAGCGTGGCCAAGGAAGGAGTTGCGGAAGTCAGGGTATGTGGCTCATGGTGGGGTGATTTCATGGCAGGAAGTTGTGTTGAAACCAGTCAActcatttttttctttaaatactTCAAAAATGTCAAAAATGCTGAAGTTGTCTCTCTGTTATTGAGACTAAGATGGTTTGAATCTTGTCGACCCAACGCTCCAAATTATTGCTTTCCAtcatcttcgatttaaaacccTCATCAGTCTTGACACCTGccttaaatttattttaaacaagCAGCTCTGTTTAtacattgattagtacgggtgtcaagggttatggggagaaggccggagaatggggttgagagggaaagatagatcagccatgattgaatggcggagtagacttgatgggccgaaaggcctaattctgttccaaaaaCATTTCACTTTCTTTTATATAATTGCATTTTATTCATGGCGACACAAgggactgaaaatgctggaagctgGAGAGAGAAATTACCAACTGGAGGaagtcggtgggtcaggcagtatctgtggaagcaaaTGTACAgatagtcatacagaatggaaacgggcccttcagcccaactcgttcatgctgaccaagatgtcgcatcttagttagtcccatttggaccaaatgcctcttaaaactttcctatccatgtacctgtctttcaCCTGTTgtcactgtacctgcctcaactatctcctctggcggtTCATTCCATATGCCGATGCTTCCAGTCTGGAATGCTGTCCAAATTAAGGGTCTTGTACCTGATTCATCGACTGTCCatatctctccccagatgctgtttGAGCCACTGAATTTCTTCATCAGCTTGCTTTTTGCTCCATTTTATTCCTGGTTAGGACAGCTTTCTGCAATAACAAGgaattgaagatgctggtttatagtaaagacagacagacacgcaaaatggcgggtcaggcagcatctctggagaacatagagaggTGCCTTTTTGTAGGGACTCGTAGGGAGATTGTAGCGTATATATAAAAAAAAAACTGGAAGCaaggaggggcaagacaaaacCACGGCCGGCAATAGATGACGTCGGGGCCAAACGGTGGTTTGGGAGTAGTgtcggtggggcatgttggtcgatgtgggcacgttgggccgaaggaccggtttccacactgtgactctgactctgtgacAATTAACTACTGTACACCATTCCAATACAATTAATTCATGTTTAAAAGCCGGTGGAGCTTTGAAGGACTTCAGATATTTCCCTTATTTTTGTGACGCCTCATTCAATAAAAtaagtgattttttttcatatgatgtttattttaataataataataataatccatttattttatatagcgccttatcacatgctcaaagcgctttacagaaacaattaacatagaaacaaacagaca contains these protein-coding regions:
- the LOC144607249 gene encoding protein FAM174C-like, with the protein product MKLGPALPAAAALCLALTLALPPPPARADNVTEQSGPYTGTTPPRAAGGSNDGSVIGRAVAVALGISGLGLVYLLVRGLRLKKRQRKKYGLLSSFDDHVEMAPMDTDDDDTTLFEAKSMRRSVNYTASQSC